A window from Aeromonas rivipollensis encodes these proteins:
- the ispH gene encoding 4-hydroxy-3-methylbut-2-enyl diphosphate reductase yields MDILLANPRGFCAGVDRAISIVESALEKFGAPIYVRHEVVHNRYVVNKLKDAGAVFVEELDEVPDDSIVIFSAHGVAKTVREMAKSRALKVFDATCPLVTKVHMEVHRASRKGSEAVLIGHAGHPEVIGTMGQYENREGGMYLVETPEDVAKLKVKNPDDLCFVTQTTLSVDETSDVIDALRKHFPKIQGPRKDDICYATQNRQDAVREMAGLVDAMLVVGSRNSSNSNRLRELAEKVGARAYLIDDASMIEPGWLDGVERIGVTAGASAPDVLVQNVIARLRELGGKIVTEHPGREENVVFEVPPELRII; encoded by the coding sequence ATGGATATTTTGCTTGCTAACCCGCGTGGTTTCTGTGCCGGTGTCGACCGTGCCATCAGCATCGTCGAGAGCGCATTGGAAAAATTTGGTGCCCCCATCTATGTCCGTCACGAGGTGGTACACAACCGCTACGTGGTGAACAAGCTGAAAGATGCGGGAGCCGTGTTTGTCGAGGAGCTCGACGAGGTGCCGGACGACAGCATCGTCATCTTCTCCGCCCACGGCGTGGCCAAGACGGTGCGCGAGATGGCCAAGTCCCGTGCCCTCAAGGTGTTCGATGCGACTTGTCCGCTGGTGACCAAGGTGCACATGGAGGTTCATCGCGCCAGCCGCAAGGGCTCAGAGGCCGTGCTCATCGGGCACGCCGGTCACCCCGAGGTGATCGGGACCATGGGGCAGTACGAGAATCGCGAAGGCGGCATGTATCTGGTGGAGACACCGGAGGACGTGGCCAAGCTCAAGGTGAAGAACCCGGATGATCTCTGCTTCGTCACCCAGACCACCCTGAGCGTGGACGAGACCTCGGACGTCATCGATGCGCTGCGCAAGCACTTCCCCAAGATCCAGGGGCCGCGCAAGGATGACATCTGCTACGCCACCCAGAACCGTCAGGATGCGGTGCGGGAGATGGCCGGGCTGGTGGACGCCATGCTGGTAGTGGGCTCACGGAACTCCTCCAACTCCAATCGCCTGCGCGAGCTGGCCGAAAAGGTGGGGGCGCGAGCCTACCTTATCGACGATGCCTCCATGATCGAGCCGGGCTGGTTGGACGGTGTCGAACGTATCGGGGTGACGGCAGGGGCCTCTGCTCCCGATGTGCTGGTGCAGAATGTCATCGCCCGTCTGCGCGAGCTGGGTGGCAAGATAGTGACCGAACACCCGGGTCGTGAAGAGAACGTGGTATTCGAGGTGCCACCCGAGCTTAGAATCATTTGA
- the pilV gene encoding type IV pilus modification protein PilV, whose translation MKRQLRHQMTGFSLLEVMIAAVVLSFGLLGLVGMQATAKFSGYEARQRTIANWLANDLVERARINQDSWTAQGTTVVSGNTILNMPSCANSNGTMSDCSRTERQALDLFYWQQSLLGSAVSGSASSLQAPVGCVIRGANNSLTVGIFWRGRESLSDGADAVTAVRNSCGLGNAADRQRRQFVLTTTL comes from the coding sequence ATGAAACGACAACTCCGTCACCAGATGACCGGATTCAGCCTGCTGGAAGTGATGATAGCCGCAGTTGTGCTCTCCTTTGGTCTGTTGGGCTTGGTTGGCATGCAGGCCACGGCCAAGTTTTCCGGCTATGAGGCCCGCCAGCGCACCATTGCCAACTGGCTGGCAAATGACCTCGTTGAGCGTGCCAGGATCAACCAGGACAGTTGGACTGCCCAAGGCACGACAGTCGTGTCCGGCAACACTATCCTGAACATGCCCAGTTGTGCCAACAGCAATGGCACCATGTCGGATTGCAGCAGGACCGAGCGGCAGGCGCTGGATCTCTTCTATTGGCAACAGTCTCTGCTTGGCTCCGCCGTGTCTGGATCAGCGTCATCTTTGCAGGCTCCGGTCGGCTGCGTGATCCGCGGGGCCAACAACAGCCTGACGGTGGGGATCTTCTGGCGCGGCCGTGAGTCTCTGTCTGATGGCGCCGATGCAGTGACCGCCGTGCGCAACAGCTGTGGACTGGGGAATGCTGCAGATCGGCAGAGGCGTCAGTTCGTGCTGACGACCACCTTATGA
- a CDS encoding GspH/FimT family pseudopilin, which yields MIKDVKGFTLLELMIAVSLGVILLGIGAPAMSSLLNENALKFESRTLLKYLRFARSQAIDNQQSVTACLANASDNCVTANPTQLLVFVDNDAPADNILNNSDQFLARTATFAGTLTISNNRISTTFSPDGTSLGSNATISLCSSGNAQVNLVIAQSGRSSQSTQANVCP from the coding sequence ATGATCAAGGATGTGAAAGGATTCACCCTGCTGGAACTGATGATAGCGGTCAGTCTCGGGGTCATCTTGCTCGGGATTGGGGCTCCGGCCATGTCGAGCCTGCTCAATGAGAATGCCTTGAAGTTTGAATCGCGTACTCTCTTGAAATATCTGCGCTTTGCCCGCAGCCAGGCCATCGACAACCAGCAATCAGTCACCGCCTGCCTGGCCAATGCCAGCGACAACTGCGTCACTGCCAACCCGACTCAGTTGCTGGTATTCGTCGATAATGATGCTCCGGCAGACAACATCCTGAATAACAGCGATCAATTTCTGGCCAGAACCGCTACATTTGCCGGAACACTGACAATCTCCAACAATCGGATTTCCACCACCTTCAGCCCGGATGGCACCAGCCTCGGCAGCAATGCCACTATCAGTCTCTGCAGCTCAGGCAATGCCCAAGTCAACTTGGTCATTGCCCAATCGGGACGCTCCAGCCAGTCAACCCAGGCCAACGTCTGCCCCTGA
- a CDS encoding NAD+ synthase encodes MAKALSLMLAQLNLTVGAIEDNCDKVLAAAAEADQQGADLLVCSELALTGYPPEDLLLRSDLMIRVEAALARVAAWQGRCAILVGHPWREGEALYNAASLYEQGKLIARYFKQDLPNYGVFDEKRYFTAASDTCVVLFRGHQLGLLICEDLWQPGPALAAKAAGAELLLTINASPYDQEKPWIRRELMAERCEQTGLPLVYLNQVCGQDELIFDGCSKVFNGQSELTHKLAPFAEELALVRFVDGQPLKEREPAAQLAPLAETYQALVLAVHDYVTKNGFQGAVLGLSGGIDSALTLAIAADAIGADKVQAVMMPFRYTAQMSVEDAKEQAERMGVEFNIISIEPMFEGFMTQLAPLFEGTARDTTEENLQARCRGVLLMALSNKRRRIVLTTGNKSEMAVGYATLYGDMAGGFDVLKDVPKTLVFKLCEYRNSVDYVIPQRVIDRPPSAELAPDQVDQDSLPPYDILDAILKRYVEEDASVADMVAEGFEEAVVRKVIRLVDLNEYKRRQAAVGPRITARNFGKDRRYPITSGFGKQNW; translated from the coding sequence ATGGCAAAAGCCCTCTCTCTGATGCTTGCCCAGTTAAATCTGACGGTAGGCGCCATCGAAGATAACTGTGACAAGGTGCTGGCTGCCGCCGCAGAGGCCGACCAGCAAGGAGCCGATTTGCTGGTCTGCTCCGAGCTGGCGCTGACCGGCTACCCGCCTGAGGATCTGCTGCTGCGCAGCGATCTGATGATACGGGTGGAGGCTGCTTTGGCTCGTGTCGCGGCCTGGCAGGGTCGTTGTGCCATTCTGGTGGGCCACCCCTGGCGTGAAGGAGAGGCGCTCTACAACGCAGCTTCCCTCTATGAGCAGGGCAAGCTCATCGCCCGCTACTTCAAGCAGGATCTGCCCAACTACGGGGTGTTCGACGAGAAGCGTTACTTCACCGCGGCGAGCGATACCTGTGTGGTGTTGTTCCGTGGCCACCAGTTGGGGCTGCTCATCTGCGAAGATCTGTGGCAACCGGGCCCGGCACTCGCGGCAAAGGCGGCCGGTGCCGAGCTGCTGCTCACCATCAATGCCTCCCCTTATGATCAGGAAAAACCCTGGATCCGCCGCGAGCTGATGGCCGAGCGTTGCGAGCAGACCGGTTTGCCGCTGGTTTACCTCAATCAGGTCTGTGGTCAGGACGAACTGATCTTCGATGGTTGTTCCAAGGTGTTCAACGGTCAGAGCGAGCTGACTCACAAGCTGGCCCCCTTTGCCGAAGAGCTGGCGCTGGTGCGCTTTGTCGACGGTCAGCCGTTGAAAGAGCGGGAACCTGCAGCGCAGTTGGCGCCCCTGGCCGAGACCTATCAGGCGCTGGTGCTGGCGGTGCATGACTACGTCACCAAGAACGGCTTCCAGGGGGCAGTGCTGGGCCTCTCCGGTGGCATCGACTCCGCCCTGACGCTCGCCATCGCGGCCGATGCCATAGGTGCGGACAAGGTGCAGGCGGTGATGATGCCGTTCCGCTACACAGCCCAGATGAGCGTGGAAGATGCCAAGGAACAGGCAGAAAGGATGGGGGTCGAGTTCAACATCATCTCCATCGAGCCCATGTTTGAAGGTTTCATGACCCAGCTGGCGCCGCTGTTTGAAGGGACGGCCCGGGATACCACCGAAGAGAACCTGCAGGCTCGCTGCCGTGGCGTGCTCTTGATGGCACTCTCCAACAAGCGTCGCCGCATCGTATTGACCACCGGCAACAAGAGCGAGATGGCGGTCGGTTATGCCACCCTGTATGGTGACATGGCGGGCGGCTTTGACGTGCTCAAAGATGTCCCCAAGACTCTGGTCTTCAAGCTGTGCGAATATCGCAACTCGGTCGATTACGTGATCCCGCAGCGAGTCATCGATCGTCCCCCTTCGGCAGAGCTGGCACCGGATCAGGTGGATCAGGACAGCCTGCCTCCCTACGACATTCTGGACGCCATCCTCAAGCGCTATGTGGAAGAAGACGCTTCGGTCGCCGACATGGTGGCGGAGGGCTTCGAAGAAGCCGTGGTGCGCAAGGTGATCCGTCTGGTGGATCTCAACGAGTACAAGCGCCGTCAGGCTGCCGTCGGGCCCCGCATCACGGCTCGCAACTTTGGTAAGGATCGCCGCTACCCCATTACGTCCGGGTTCGGTAAACAGAACTGGTAA
- the fkpB gene encoding FKBP-type peptidyl-prolyl cis-trans isomerase has product MSQAIGADSSVLFHFSIKLEDGSVADSTALHGKPARLRMGDGSLTDTFEQCLLGLSQGESKSFTLAPEQAFGLSNPDNIYHLDRAKFGAEVEPKVGTIMIFDQPNGSELPGIIRAVEGMSVTVDFNHPLAGHTVTFEVEILGVDDEEKVS; this is encoded by the coding sequence ATGAGCCAGGCCATAGGCGCTGACAGCAGCGTACTGTTCCATTTCTCCATCAAGCTGGAAGACGGCTCTGTGGCAGACAGCACGGCGCTGCACGGCAAACCTGCCCGCCTGCGGATGGGGGATGGCAGCCTGACCGACACCTTCGAGCAGTGCCTGCTTGGGCTTAGTCAGGGGGAGAGCAAGAGCTTCACGCTGGCGCCGGAGCAGGCCTTCGGCCTCTCCAATCCCGACAACATCTACCACCTGGATCGCGCCAAGTTCGGTGCCGAAGTGGAGCCCAAGGTCGGTACTATCATGATCTTCGACCAACCAAACGGCAGCGAGCTGCCCGGCATCATAAGGGCGGTGGAAGGGATGTCGGTGACGGTCGATTTCAATCACCCGCTGGCGGGTCACACCGTCACGTTCGAGGTGGAGATCCTGGGCGTGGATGACGAGGAAAAGGTGAGCTGA
- a CDS encoding TapY2 family type IVa secretion system protein encodes MKSLSTVLGLSLLLSGAALAEDMKCYAELANGQRVVLHGPVTDTSPQAVHEKFKRKGYEVDGAVQPVKTLLECRPLGDKFQSKEGQQQDASQLR; translated from the coding sequence ATGAAATCACTGAGCACGGTGTTGGGCCTGAGTCTGTTGTTATCGGGAGCGGCGCTGGCGGAGGACATGAAGTGCTACGCCGAGCTGGCGAATGGACAGCGAGTCGTGTTGCATGGTCCTGTGACGGATACTTCTCCCCAGGCCGTGCACGAGAAATTCAAGAGGAAAGGGTATGAGGTCGACGGGGCAGTACAGCCGGTGAAGACCCTGTTGGAGTGCCGCCCGCTGGGGGATAAGTTTCAGTCAAAAGAGGGACAGCAGCAGGACGCCAGCCAGTTACGCTAG
- the tppD gene encoding type IVa pilus pseudopilin TppD, translating into MRSQRGVALIVALIILVPLTLIAVVVMQSSGQDLKMAGSSASFRQAEHRLEGIIEAAMQSNNISTVIAGMGSTLGASAAISVNSSNASAAVALTNRTETVCKRKVDASSNNVIPACKYVELQANVNYGKYVRPLTWIAGVEQPLLTE; encoded by the coding sequence ATGAGATCCCAGCGCGGTGTGGCTCTGATCGTCGCCCTGATCATCCTGGTGCCCCTGACCCTGATTGCCGTGGTGGTGATGCAATCTTCGGGGCAAGACCTCAAGATGGCAGGCTCGTCTGCCAGCTTCCGCCAGGCGGAACACCGTCTCGAAGGCATCATCGAAGCCGCGATGCAGAGCAACAACATATCGACTGTGATTGCCGGCATGGGCTCCACTCTGGGGGCCAGTGCGGCGATCAGCGTCAATAGCAGCAATGCTTCGGCGGCTGTCGCTCTTACCAATCGCACCGAAACCGTCTGCAAGCGCAAGGTTGACGCCAGCAGCAACAATGTGATTCCTGCGTGCAAGTATGTCGAGCTGCAGGCCAATGTGAACTATGGCAAATATGTTCGCCCGTTGACTTGGATTGCGGGTGTAGAACAACCACTGCTCACCGAATAG
- a CDS encoding pilus assembly protein — protein sequence MWLRRLGVILCWCSLVLGITSTRADDTELFIYDFNKAGDFRPKVLLIFDNSGSMRDTMEQIKEAYNPATVYPALSNDPDSSNSKKYIYFSTDGSVPAITTSRRFSDKLNACATSKTPLSNIGYFQSQMWSYEVTSGNPPGRGRGEWNSLSGDQESNINLVDCKQDITASNPANPYSGSWTVGAGYPVDKDSTRNGEWFYTTNKNNAVNASNTAVTIYSANYIRWYHGPTGYSVESRLRIAKDAVKGLISSTPGVDFGLAIFNRNDDSDNNGGRIVRDILGSEITLANGKTGEQDLLDRVEGLTASTNTPLCETLSEAYQFFGGKDVVYGLQGSPRDTTAESPTGTYQAPYDNCSNNGYVIYITDGEPTQDGDANTLVQGLITTLSSDEKAAYGTAVSYGSGNRSSSYLAALAGYMKHKDVNAVSPGTQTVTTFTVGFGDEAISGAGNLLAETARRGGGEYYPATDASALTDALKASLLAILRINTSLVSPAIASNNFDRTRSLNNIYYAMFEPDDGPRWRGNLKKLVFSPDGYVADSRGLPAIKFDGTIIDSAQTFWSSSRDGNKVAEGGAQEMLAGKSTRSLYVINNAQNRLDALTKANLVTQAGSEAALMTFMQAGSTTELDSLIDWTKGLDVDDEDFDTSTLIRSHIMGDPLHSRPLVLNYGPQSGNPADAPDLRILFGTNAGFLHMFKDMGSTIDESWAAIPYEFLPNQRALRINAESAEHIYGVDSSPVALIKDANRNGVLKSSENDFVWVFTGLRSGGKAYYAFDISSPNTPTLKWRLNSQTTGFGELGLTWSVPEVAFVPGVTTPVLIFAGGYDVNKSAQGVGANDSMGRGIYIVNAETGALVFSATPAATSTTNLQVTGMTDSMPGSVATLDSDGDGKIDRIYAGDTGGNIWRMDLPNATKSDWRVFKFASLGSDGTQAADRRFFTQPIVVRTINKEVTRTVVGGNTVYSYQDRPFDAVLIGSGDRNRPSSEATVRNGYFMLRDYDVMPRATTAQARNPILITDLYDVTSDPLSAQTTSDGILATKAGITTAKGWVNWLNEPGEKSMGAGVVLQGKLYFTSFLPQVQSFQQCTIQSIGAARQYMVDMHYGSSFRYVVDLDGNETPERYVEVQNKVADDLVVHAGDDAKVRIIGGGVGEEVILKDEGDGEPERCTGAGECNQGAEEAEMDMSPKKIYLYEGEAQ from the coding sequence ATGTGGTTACGACGACTTGGAGTGATTTTATGCTGGTGTAGCCTTGTTTTGGGCATTACATCGACGAGAGCCGATGACACCGAGCTTTTTATTTATGACTTCAACAAGGCGGGGGACTTTCGCCCCAAGGTGCTGCTGATATTCGATAACTCGGGCAGCATGAGAGACACCATGGAGCAGATCAAAGAGGCCTATAATCCGGCTACGGTATATCCCGCCCTGAGTAATGACCCAGATTCCAGTAATAGCAAAAAATATATCTATTTTTCAACGGATGGAAGTGTTCCTGCGATCACCACCAGTAGGCGATTCTCCGACAAGCTGAATGCCTGTGCGACTTCAAAAACGCCATTGTCGAATATTGGTTATTTTCAGTCACAAATGTGGAGTTATGAGGTGACGAGTGGTAACCCACCAGGACGAGGGCGAGGTGAATGGAATTCGCTCAGTGGTGATCAAGAGAGCAATATCAATCTGGTAGATTGCAAGCAGGATATCACGGCAAGCAACCCGGCCAACCCCTATAGCGGTAGCTGGACGGTCGGGGCTGGTTATCCAGTAGATAAGGATAGTACCAGAAACGGCGAGTGGTTTTATACGACCAATAAAAACAATGCCGTCAATGCCAGCAATACGGCTGTGACCATTTATTCTGCCAATTATATCCGCTGGTATCATGGCCCAACCGGATACTCAGTGGAATCTCGACTCCGTATTGCCAAAGATGCAGTGAAAGGCTTGATTTCATCCACGCCAGGGGTGGACTTCGGTCTGGCTATCTTTAATAGAAATGATGATAGTGATAATAATGGTGGACGCATTGTCAGGGATATATTAGGCAGTGAGATTACCCTGGCAAATGGCAAGACGGGGGAGCAGGACCTGCTGGACCGGGTTGAAGGTTTGACCGCCAGTACCAATACACCGCTATGCGAGACGTTGAGTGAGGCATATCAATTCTTTGGGGGCAAGGACGTTGTATATGGACTGCAAGGTAGCCCGAGAGATACGACCGCCGAAAGCCCGACAGGCACCTATCAAGCCCCCTATGATAACTGCTCAAACAACGGTTATGTCATTTACATCACCGATGGAGAGCCGACCCAGGACGGTGATGCGAATACCCTTGTCCAGGGACTGATAACTACATTGTCCAGCGATGAAAAAGCGGCTTACGGGACTGCCGTTTCTTATGGTTCAGGGAACAGGTCCAGCAGCTATCTGGCTGCCTTGGCCGGTTATATGAAGCACAAGGATGTCAATGCTGTTTCACCAGGGACCCAGACTGTGACCACCTTCACCGTTGGATTCGGTGATGAAGCCATCTCGGGGGCGGGTAATCTGCTGGCGGAGACGGCCAGACGGGGAGGTGGTGAGTACTACCCAGCGACCGATGCCTCAGCCTTGACCGATGCGCTAAAGGCCTCTTTGCTGGCGATCCTGCGCATCAATACCTCACTGGTGTCCCCTGCGATTGCCAGCAACAATTTCGACCGGACCCGTAGTCTCAATAACATCTATTACGCCATGTTTGAGCCGGACGATGGGCCCAGATGGCGGGGCAATCTGAAGAAACTGGTATTTTCTCCGGACGGTTATGTCGCGGATAGCCGAGGTCTGCCCGCCATCAAGTTTGATGGCACTATCATCGACAGCGCCCAGACCTTCTGGTCATCAAGTCGTGATGGCAACAAAGTAGCTGAAGGTGGGGCACAAGAGATGCTGGCGGGAAAAAGCACCCGCAGTCTTTATGTCATCAATAATGCCCAGAATCGGCTCGATGCGCTCACCAAGGCAAATCTGGTGACGCAGGCGGGCAGTGAGGCGGCGCTCATGACTTTCATGCAGGCAGGCAGTACGACAGAACTCGATTCACTGATCGACTGGACCAAGGGGTTGGATGTCGACGACGAAGATTTTGATACGTCGACCCTGATACGCAGCCACATCATGGGAGACCCTCTGCATTCTCGGCCGCTGGTGTTGAACTATGGCCCTCAATCCGGCAACCCGGCCGATGCGCCTGATTTGCGGATCTTGTTTGGGACCAATGCGGGTTTCCTTCATATGTTCAAGGATATGGGCAGCACCATAGATGAGAGTTGGGCCGCCATTCCCTATGAGTTCTTGCCCAACCAGAGGGCATTGCGTATCAACGCCGAATCTGCGGAGCATATTTATGGTGTTGACTCCTCTCCTGTCGCCCTTATCAAAGATGCCAATCGCAATGGGGTGTTGAAATCTTCCGAGAATGATTTTGTTTGGGTGTTCACCGGATTGAGAAGCGGTGGAAAGGCCTATTATGCCTTTGATATCTCCAGCCCCAATACCCCAACGCTGAAATGGCGTCTGAACTCCCAAACGACGGGCTTCGGCGAGCTGGGGCTGACCTGGTCGGTGCCTGAAGTCGCCTTTGTGCCAGGAGTCACCACGCCCGTCCTTATCTTTGCTGGCGGTTATGATGTGAACAAGAGTGCCCAGGGGGTGGGGGCGAATGACAGCATGGGCAGGGGGATCTATATCGTCAACGCTGAGACAGGGGCCTTGGTGTTCAGTGCGACCCCGGCAGCCACCTCAACCACCAATCTCCAGGTCACAGGGATGACCGACAGCATGCCGGGGTCGGTGGCGACCCTCGATAGCGATGGTGATGGCAAGATCGACCGCATCTATGCGGGGGATACCGGAGGCAATATCTGGCGAATGGATCTCCCGAATGCCACTAAGTCAGATTGGCGGGTATTCAAATTTGCCAGTCTGGGATCCGACGGCACTCAGGCCGCCGATCGCCGCTTCTTTACGCAACCCATAGTGGTGCGCACCATCAACAAGGAAGTGACACGTACAGTGGTGGGGGGGAATACTGTCTATTCCTATCAGGATCGTCCCTTTGATGCGGTGCTGATTGGCAGTGGTGATCGCAATCGTCCCTCCTCGGAGGCGACCGTCCGCAATGGTTATTTCATGCTGCGTGATTACGATGTCATGCCTCGTGCGACCACAGCACAGGCCAGAAATCCCATTCTGATTACTGATCTCTACGACGTGACCTCAGACCCCTTGTCGGCACAGACGACCAGCGATGGCATTCTGGCAACCAAGGCGGGCATCACCACCGCCAAGGGTTGGGTCAACTGGTTGAACGAACCCGGCGAGAAGTCCATGGGGGCGGGCGTGGTGTTGCAGGGCAAGCTTTACTTCACCTCGTTCCTGCCGCAGGTGCAGTCCTTCCAGCAATGCACCATTCAGTCCATAGGTGCGGCGCGTCAGTATATGGTGGACATGCACTATGGCAGCTCCTTCCGTTATGTGGTCGATCTCGACGGCAATGAAACGCCGGAGCGCTACGTGGAAGTGCAAAACAAGGTAGCGGATGATCTGGTGGTGCATGCAGGGGATGATGCCAAGGTCCGTATCATTGGAGGAGGTGTTGGGGAGGAGGTGATTCTCAAGGACGAGGGTGACGGTGAGCCGGAGCGCTGTACTGGTGCCGGGGAGTGCAACCAGGGCGCGGAAGAGGCGGAAATGGACATGTCGCCCAAGAAAATTTACCTGTATGAAGGAGAGGCGCAATGA
- the glnB gene encoding nitrogen regulatory protein P-II: protein MKKIEAIIKPFKLDDVREALAEIGINGMTVSEVKGFGRQKGHTELYRGAEYMVDFLPKVKVELVVQDEELDACLEAIQNTARTGKIGDGKIFVCEVERVIRIRTGEENEDAI from the coding sequence ATGAAGAAGATTGAAGCCATCATCAAACCGTTCAAGCTGGACGATGTGCGCGAAGCCCTGGCCGAGATCGGCATCAACGGCATGACGGTCTCCGAAGTCAAAGGCTTCGGCCGCCAGAAGGGCCACACCGAGCTCTACCGCGGTGCCGAGTACATGGTCGACTTCCTGCCCAAGGTGAAAGTAGAGCTGGTGGTGCAGGACGAAGAGCTAGACGCCTGTCTGGAAGCGATCCAGAACACCGCCCGCACCGGCAAGATCGGGGATGGCAAAATCTTCGTCTGCGAGGTGGAGCGTGTCATTCGCATCCGTACCGGCGAAGAGAACGAAGACGCGATTTGA
- a CDS encoding PilW family protein — translation MNARGFTLVEWLIAMLIGVFLIGGGLSIFVASRATTEDAFDQSELQENGRIAMRLLTQDLKWAGFWGDYTGSPMATGQGVTLSSGSTVLAANDCMDNLGRGSLPPSVGTNRGLWVARVDNNRAIAGGAFSCIPVASRIANTDVISIKRLIGLPLADAAATGNRFYLATTTQAAQMFKGGETVPAMTPERQLWEYQHFIYYLSPNAAGNPELRKRYLTANGGSVLITGPMAEGIERMTVLFGVDDSPVSDGVIDRYVATANVTEQEWSEGRVVAARIFILVRSLQASSSYVNNNVYQVGSVSVSGNGDGFRRLLLETSVSLRNPAVIVGGGA, via the coding sequence ATGAACGCCCGTGGTTTTACCTTGGTCGAGTGGCTGATCGCCATGCTGATCGGGGTGTTTCTGATTGGCGGTGGCCTGAGCATATTTGTAGCTTCCCGTGCCACCACTGAAGATGCCTTCGATCAGAGCGAGTTGCAGGAAAATGGCCGTATCGCCATGCGCCTGCTCACCCAGGATCTGAAATGGGCCGGCTTCTGGGGGGACTATACAGGTTCGCCTATGGCAACTGGGCAGGGTGTGACCTTAAGTAGTGGTTCAACGGTGCTTGCGGCAAATGATTGTATGGACAATCTGGGACGAGGCAGCTTGCCACCCAGTGTGGGAACGAACCGAGGGCTCTGGGTCGCCCGAGTAGACAACAATAGGGCCATTGCTGGTGGTGCATTTTCTTGTATCCCTGTGGCATCGCGTATCGCCAATACGGATGTCATCAGCATCAAGCGGCTGATTGGTCTTCCGCTGGCGGATGCCGCCGCGACTGGCAATCGCTTTTATCTCGCCACGACGACCCAGGCCGCCCAGATGTTCAAGGGGGGAGAAACGGTCCCCGCTATGACGCCGGAGCGTCAGCTCTGGGAATATCAGCACTTTATCTATTACCTTTCTCCCAATGCAGCAGGCAACCCTGAATTGAGAAAGCGTTACCTGACCGCGAATGGTGGTTCGGTATTGATCACCGGCCCCATGGCCGAGGGGATTGAAAGAATGACGGTACTGTTTGGTGTCGACGACAGCCCAGTATCGGATGGTGTCATCGATCGCTATGTGGCAACCGCGAATGTCACCGAACAGGAATGGAGCGAGGGGCGCGTTGTAGCGGCCCGTATCTTTATCTTGGTGCGTTCACTGCAAGCGTCCAGCAGTTATGTAAATAACAATGTCTATCAGGTTGGCAGCGTCAGTGTCTCCGGCAATGGAGATGGTTTCCGCCGCCTGTTACTGGAAACCAGCGTATCGCTGCGCAATCCTGCGGTAATAGTGGGAGGTGGAGCATGA
- the tppA gene encoding type IVa pilus pseudopilin TppA — translation MIGFYRGFSLIELMIVVAIVAILGTIAYPSYQRYLLASHRIDAKKMLLDAANRQETYFMDFNRYTSSAADLNISDDSESGFYHLVISAGTNTFILFATASGAQGSDSDCIIFSIDQDGTRSATRLGDTVNDACWD, via the coding sequence ATGATTGGGTTCTATCGAGGCTTTTCTCTCATTGAATTGATGATTGTCGTCGCCATAGTGGCGATTCTTGGCACCATTGCTTATCCCTCATATCAGCGTTATCTGCTGGCCAGCCACCGTATTGATGCCAAAAAGATGCTGTTGGATGCCGCCAACAGACAAGAAACCTATTTTATGGACTTCAATCGGTACACCTCCTCCGCTGCCGACCTGAATATCTCCGACGACTCCGAGTCCGGCTTTTACCATCTGGTCATCTCTGCCGGAACCAATACTTTCATTCTCTTTGCCACGGCTTCCGGCGCACAAGGCTCCGATAGCGACTGCATCATCTTCTCCATCGATCAGGATGGCACCAGAAGCGCCACCCGACTCGGCGATACCGTCAACGACGCCTGCTGGGACTAG